The Thermococcus sp. genome segment CTTCCCAAGGCTTCCGCTGGTGACTGCCTTTATGGCCTCCTCAACCGGAGTTCCCGGTGCTACCTGATAAACCTGTACGCCGGCGGCCTGGAGGGCACCGAGGGCATTTGGCCCCACCTGTGGAACCACCACGGCATCGACGCCCTCATTGATGAGCGTCTGAACCGCCATCGGACCGGCTCCGCCGCCAGCCATGGCTGCTCCGTTCTGGACGACCTTCTCGCTGGTTACGTTTCCCTTCTCGTCAACGTCCGCTATGTAGAACGCGGGGGCGCGTGCGAACACCGGGGCAACGGT includes the following:
- a CDS encoding NifB/NifX family molybdenum-iron cluster-binding protein; the protein is MKIAIPTNGGGLNDTVAPVFARAPAFYIADVDEKGNVTSEKVVQNGAAMAGGGAGPMAVQTLINEGVDAVVVPQVGPNALGALQAAGVQVYQVAPGTPVEEAIKAVTSGSLGKFTAPAPAAPTPAPVYSPYPAYGYGPRGRGRGGRGRGWGRGEGRGWGAQLGYCPRTGQPRGRTHWHGWW